A window of Castanea sativa cultivar Marrone di Chiusa Pesio chromosome 1, ASM4071231v1 contains these coding sequences:
- the LOC142621140 gene encoding PX domain-containing protein EREL1 isoform X1: MQRRSPPKHRHDGTSPLPLGMDWSPPPRKWNGRDTVWPHDPHTGWSYCVTIPSWVVRPKSRDSDPVVFYRVQVGVQSPEGVTTTRGVLRRFNDFLKLFTVLKKAFPKKNLPPAPPKGLLRMKTRALLEERRCSLEEWMIKLLSDIDIARSVAVASFLELEAAARFSFQDVNQQNSEASPASNSTVSSIQSIPYSSLPIVAGGSSFTSDYGSDTAYETSELGTPRLGRDDNSEIGLEDLTLDEDLTSPIEKLVKYGMSNIDEGLFMGQTILEQLEGLPRHKMNDRHLNNVIEKDKYNGNSSKASFLVGNGMELFSGPEHGKVIGHARKLSNESFGSDVSSLRGSEMSNSGIPNSSGDGSLDLPGGAEGSSRMEILGNTDFQFPGDAQVVLPMDQRHKLNRVLFTMQRRLVTAKTDTEDLIARLNQEIAVKDYLATKVKDLEGELETTKQKSKENLQQALLMERERHTQMQWDMEELRRKSMEMELKLKSKQDEKSCTESGKECTVQEKDVLLQELDASKEQLEKLLKRYEELEAKSKADIKVLIKEVKSLRSSQTELKQELSQTHKAKSEAEKFIQQERQMREHAKASREKLLHECHVLHNRLQECNTNLLADDEDNFVADSSSLADALDLLATCDDRVGLLLSEAQLLTENNETTASGVDESHDINDAAIDDELRKMLADVFVDNARLRKQVNSVTRRALRVDILSNKKEDEEAPSENIVVNTSVL; the protein is encoded by the exons ATGCAGAGACGGAGTCCTCCGAAGCACAGACACGATGGGACTTCGCCGCTTCCTCTGGGAATGGATTGGAGTCCTCCTCCTCGCAAATGg AATGGACGGGACACAGTGTGGCCACATGATCCTCACACAGGATGGAGTTACTGTGTCACAATACCTTCCTGGGTTGTCCGTCCAAAATCAAGAGATTCAGATCCCGTAGTG TTTTACAGGGTTCAGGTTGGTGTACAATCACCAGAAGGAGTTACAACAACACGTGGTGTATTAAgaagatttaatgattttttgaagTTATTCACTGTG CTTAAAAAGGCATTTCCTAAGAAGAACCTCCCACCAGCTCCACCCAAGGGACTGTTGCGGATGAAAACCCGGGCGCTATTAGAAGAG AGAAGGTGCTCTTTGGAGGAGTGGATGATAAAGCTTCTGTCTGATATTGATATAGCAAGAAGCGTTGCAGTGGCATCTTTTCTTGAACTAGAAGCTGCTGCTAGATTTT CATTCCAAGATGTAAATCAGCAAAATTCAGAAGCAAGTCCTGCTTCCAATAGCACGGTTTCTTCAATTCAATCAATACCCTATTCAAGCTTGCCTATTGTTGCTGGTGGTTCATCATTCACATCAGATTACGGTAGTGATACAGCTTATGAGACATCTGAGCTAGGAACACCAAGGCTAGGAAGGGACGACAATTCTGAAATTGGTTTGGAGGATCTAACATTGGATGAAGATTTGACAAGTCCAATAGAAAAGCTTGTAAAGTATGGCATGTCCAATATTGATGAGGGACTGTTTATGGGCCAGACAATTCTAGAGCAGTTGGAAGGCCTACCTAGGCATAAAATGAATGACAGGCATCTCAATAATGTTATAGAAAAGGATAAATATAACGGAAATTCTTCCAAAGCTTCATTTTTGGTTGGGAATGGGATGGAACTTTTCTCGGGGCCAGAACATGGTAAGGTAATTGGTCATGCTCGCAAGCTCTCAAATGAGAGTTTTGGAAGCGACGTAAGTTCTCTGAGAGGTAGTGAAATGTCTAACTCTGGGATTCCAAATTCATCTGGTGATGGATCTCTTGACCTTCCTGGAGGTGCTGAGGGTTCTTCTAGGATGGAAATTCTTGGCAACACAGACTTTCAGTTTCCAGGTGATGCTCAAGTAGTTCTTCCAATGGATCAGCGCCATAAATTGAACAGGGTTCTTTTCACAATGCAGCGAAGATTAGTCACGGCCAAAACAGACACGGAAGACCTAATTGCAAGGTTAAATCAAGAAATAGCCGTCAAAGACTACCTTGCAACAAAG GTCAAGGATTTGGAAGGTGAACTTGAAACTACGAAacagaaaagtaaagaaaatctGCAGCAAGCTCTTTTGATGGAGAGGGAAAGGCATACACAAATGCAGTGGGATATGGAGGAACTTCGGCGAAAGTCGATGGAAATGGAGTTGAAATTGAAGTCCAAACAG GATGAAAAGTCATGTACAGAGTCAGGAAAAGAATGTACTGTTCAAGAGAAAGATGTGCTGCTGCAGGAATTGGATGCTAGTAAAGAGCAGCTTGAAAAGTTGTTGAAGCGATATGAAGAGCTAGAAGCAAAATCAAAAGCAGATATTAAAGTTCTTATTAAAGAAGTTAAATCTCTCCGAAGTTCTCAAACCGAATTGAAACAGGAGCTTAGTCAAACACACAAAGCAAAGTCTGAGGCtgag aaattcattcaACAGGAAAGACAAATGAGAGAGCATGCAAAAGCTTCTAGGGAAAAACTGCTGCATGAATGCCATGTTCTTCACAATCGGCTTCAAGAATGCAACACCAATTTACTTGCAGACGATGAAGATAACTTTGTTGCAGATTCTTCATCACTTGCAGATGCTTTAGATTTGTTGGCTACGTGTGATGACCGTGTTGGCCTCCTACTTTCAGAG GCACAACTTCTAACTGAAAACAATGAAACTACTGCTTCCGGTGTTGATGAGAGTCATGACATCAATGATGCCGCAATAGATGATGAGTTAAGGAAGATGCTAGCAGATGTCTTCGTCGATAATGCTAGATTAAGAAAACAGGTGAATTCTGTTACACGGCGTGCTCTCAGAGTGGACATACTATCTAATAAGAAAGAAGATGAGGAGGCTCCTTCAGAAAATATTGTAGTTAATACGTCTGTATTGTAA
- the LOC142621140 gene encoding PX domain-containing protein EREL1 isoform X2: MKTRALLEERRCSLEEWMIKLLSDIDIARSVAVASFLELEAAARFSFQDVNQQNSEASPASNSTVSSIQSIPYSSLPIVAGGSSFTSDYGSDTAYETSELGTPRLGRDDNSEIGLEDLTLDEDLTSPIEKLVKYGMSNIDEGLFMGQTILEQLEGLPRHKMNDRHLNNVIEKDKYNGNSSKASFLVGNGMELFSGPEHGKVIGHARKLSNESFGSDVSSLRGSEMSNSGIPNSSGDGSLDLPGGAEGSSRMEILGNTDFQFPGDAQVVLPMDQRHKLNRVLFTMQRRLVTAKTDTEDLIARLNQEIAVKDYLATKVKDLEGELETTKQKSKENLQQALLMERERHTQMQWDMEELRRKSMEMELKLKSKQDEKSCTESGKECTVQEKDVLLQELDASKEQLEKLLKRYEELEAKSKADIKVLIKEVKSLRSSQTELKQELSQTHKAKSEAEKFIQQERQMREHAKASREKLLHECHVLHNRLQECNTNLLADDEDNFVADSSSLADALDLLATCDDRVGLLLSEAQLLTENNETTASGVDESHDINDAAIDDELRKMLADVFVDNARLRKQVNSVTRRALRVDILSNKKEDEEAPSENIVVNTSVL, from the exons ATGAAAACCCGGGCGCTATTAGAAGAG AGAAGGTGCTCTTTGGAGGAGTGGATGATAAAGCTTCTGTCTGATATTGATATAGCAAGAAGCGTTGCAGTGGCATCTTTTCTTGAACTAGAAGCTGCTGCTAGATTTT CATTCCAAGATGTAAATCAGCAAAATTCAGAAGCAAGTCCTGCTTCCAATAGCACGGTTTCTTCAATTCAATCAATACCCTATTCAAGCTTGCCTATTGTTGCTGGTGGTTCATCATTCACATCAGATTACGGTAGTGATACAGCTTATGAGACATCTGAGCTAGGAACACCAAGGCTAGGAAGGGACGACAATTCTGAAATTGGTTTGGAGGATCTAACATTGGATGAAGATTTGACAAGTCCAATAGAAAAGCTTGTAAAGTATGGCATGTCCAATATTGATGAGGGACTGTTTATGGGCCAGACAATTCTAGAGCAGTTGGAAGGCCTACCTAGGCATAAAATGAATGACAGGCATCTCAATAATGTTATAGAAAAGGATAAATATAACGGAAATTCTTCCAAAGCTTCATTTTTGGTTGGGAATGGGATGGAACTTTTCTCGGGGCCAGAACATGGTAAGGTAATTGGTCATGCTCGCAAGCTCTCAAATGAGAGTTTTGGAAGCGACGTAAGTTCTCTGAGAGGTAGTGAAATGTCTAACTCTGGGATTCCAAATTCATCTGGTGATGGATCTCTTGACCTTCCTGGAGGTGCTGAGGGTTCTTCTAGGATGGAAATTCTTGGCAACACAGACTTTCAGTTTCCAGGTGATGCTCAAGTAGTTCTTCCAATGGATCAGCGCCATAAATTGAACAGGGTTCTTTTCACAATGCAGCGAAGATTAGTCACGGCCAAAACAGACACGGAAGACCTAATTGCAAGGTTAAATCAAGAAATAGCCGTCAAAGACTACCTTGCAACAAAG GTCAAGGATTTGGAAGGTGAACTTGAAACTACGAAacagaaaagtaaagaaaatctGCAGCAAGCTCTTTTGATGGAGAGGGAAAGGCATACACAAATGCAGTGGGATATGGAGGAACTTCGGCGAAAGTCGATGGAAATGGAGTTGAAATTGAAGTCCAAACAG GATGAAAAGTCATGTACAGAGTCAGGAAAAGAATGTACTGTTCAAGAGAAAGATGTGCTGCTGCAGGAATTGGATGCTAGTAAAGAGCAGCTTGAAAAGTTGTTGAAGCGATATGAAGAGCTAGAAGCAAAATCAAAAGCAGATATTAAAGTTCTTATTAAAGAAGTTAAATCTCTCCGAAGTTCTCAAACCGAATTGAAACAGGAGCTTAGTCAAACACACAAAGCAAAGTCTGAGGCtgag aaattcattcaACAGGAAAGACAAATGAGAGAGCATGCAAAAGCTTCTAGGGAAAAACTGCTGCATGAATGCCATGTTCTTCACAATCGGCTTCAAGAATGCAACACCAATTTACTTGCAGACGATGAAGATAACTTTGTTGCAGATTCTTCATCACTTGCAGATGCTTTAGATTTGTTGGCTACGTGTGATGACCGTGTTGGCCTCCTACTTTCAGAG GCACAACTTCTAACTGAAAACAATGAAACTACTGCTTCCGGTGTTGATGAGAGTCATGACATCAATGATGCCGCAATAGATGATGAGTTAAGGAAGATGCTAGCAGATGTCTTCGTCGATAATGCTAGATTAAGAAAACAGGTGAATTCTGTTACACGGCGTGCTCTCAGAGTGGACATACTATCTAATAAGAAAGAAGATGAGGAGGCTCCTTCAGAAAATATTGTAGTTAATACGTCTGTATTGTAA
- the LOC142621140 gene encoding PX domain-containing protein EREL1 isoform X3 — protein MIKLLSDIDIARSVAVASFLELEAAARFSFQDVNQQNSEASPASNSTVSSIQSIPYSSLPIVAGGSSFTSDYGSDTAYETSELGTPRLGRDDNSEIGLEDLTLDEDLTSPIEKLVKYGMSNIDEGLFMGQTILEQLEGLPRHKMNDRHLNNVIEKDKYNGNSSKASFLVGNGMELFSGPEHGKVIGHARKLSNESFGSDVSSLRGSEMSNSGIPNSSGDGSLDLPGGAEGSSRMEILGNTDFQFPGDAQVVLPMDQRHKLNRVLFTMQRRLVTAKTDTEDLIARLNQEIAVKDYLATKVKDLEGELETTKQKSKENLQQALLMERERHTQMQWDMEELRRKSMEMELKLKSKQDEKSCTESGKECTVQEKDVLLQELDASKEQLEKLLKRYEELEAKSKADIKVLIKEVKSLRSSQTELKQELSQTHKAKSEAEKFIQQERQMREHAKASREKLLHECHVLHNRLQECNTNLLADDEDNFVADSSSLADALDLLATCDDRVGLLLSEAQLLTENNETTASGVDESHDINDAAIDDELRKMLADVFVDNARLRKQVNSVTRRALRVDILSNKKEDEEAPSENIVVNTSVL, from the exons ATGATAAAGCTTCTGTCTGATATTGATATAGCAAGAAGCGTTGCAGTGGCATCTTTTCTTGAACTAGAAGCTGCTGCTAGATTTT CATTCCAAGATGTAAATCAGCAAAATTCAGAAGCAAGTCCTGCTTCCAATAGCACGGTTTCTTCAATTCAATCAATACCCTATTCAAGCTTGCCTATTGTTGCTGGTGGTTCATCATTCACATCAGATTACGGTAGTGATACAGCTTATGAGACATCTGAGCTAGGAACACCAAGGCTAGGAAGGGACGACAATTCTGAAATTGGTTTGGAGGATCTAACATTGGATGAAGATTTGACAAGTCCAATAGAAAAGCTTGTAAAGTATGGCATGTCCAATATTGATGAGGGACTGTTTATGGGCCAGACAATTCTAGAGCAGTTGGAAGGCCTACCTAGGCATAAAATGAATGACAGGCATCTCAATAATGTTATAGAAAAGGATAAATATAACGGAAATTCTTCCAAAGCTTCATTTTTGGTTGGGAATGGGATGGAACTTTTCTCGGGGCCAGAACATGGTAAGGTAATTGGTCATGCTCGCAAGCTCTCAAATGAGAGTTTTGGAAGCGACGTAAGTTCTCTGAGAGGTAGTGAAATGTCTAACTCTGGGATTCCAAATTCATCTGGTGATGGATCTCTTGACCTTCCTGGAGGTGCTGAGGGTTCTTCTAGGATGGAAATTCTTGGCAACACAGACTTTCAGTTTCCAGGTGATGCTCAAGTAGTTCTTCCAATGGATCAGCGCCATAAATTGAACAGGGTTCTTTTCACAATGCAGCGAAGATTAGTCACGGCCAAAACAGACACGGAAGACCTAATTGCAAGGTTAAATCAAGAAATAGCCGTCAAAGACTACCTTGCAACAAAG GTCAAGGATTTGGAAGGTGAACTTGAAACTACGAAacagaaaagtaaagaaaatctGCAGCAAGCTCTTTTGATGGAGAGGGAAAGGCATACACAAATGCAGTGGGATATGGAGGAACTTCGGCGAAAGTCGATGGAAATGGAGTTGAAATTGAAGTCCAAACAG GATGAAAAGTCATGTACAGAGTCAGGAAAAGAATGTACTGTTCAAGAGAAAGATGTGCTGCTGCAGGAATTGGATGCTAGTAAAGAGCAGCTTGAAAAGTTGTTGAAGCGATATGAAGAGCTAGAAGCAAAATCAAAAGCAGATATTAAAGTTCTTATTAAAGAAGTTAAATCTCTCCGAAGTTCTCAAACCGAATTGAAACAGGAGCTTAGTCAAACACACAAAGCAAAGTCTGAGGCtgag aaattcattcaACAGGAAAGACAAATGAGAGAGCATGCAAAAGCTTCTAGGGAAAAACTGCTGCATGAATGCCATGTTCTTCACAATCGGCTTCAAGAATGCAACACCAATTTACTTGCAGACGATGAAGATAACTTTGTTGCAGATTCTTCATCACTTGCAGATGCTTTAGATTTGTTGGCTACGTGTGATGACCGTGTTGGCCTCCTACTTTCAGAG GCACAACTTCTAACTGAAAACAATGAAACTACTGCTTCCGGTGTTGATGAGAGTCATGACATCAATGATGCCGCAATAGATGATGAGTTAAGGAAGATGCTAGCAGATGTCTTCGTCGATAATGCTAGATTAAGAAAACAGGTGAATTCTGTTACACGGCGTGCTCTCAGAGTGGACATACTATCTAATAAGAAAGAAGATGAGGAGGCTCCTTCAGAAAATATTGTAGTTAATACGTCTGTATTGTAA